The Anguilla anguilla isolate fAngAng1 chromosome 2, fAngAng1.pri, whole genome shotgun sequence genome contains the following window.
ttttgtacgttgaaaacgtgtttttttaatgagatatcagttctttttgcaaagcgttttattatgagagtgagaaatgcgaccctgtaaAAAAACGggtgtggattatggctatcgttgtgtgaatttgtacagtctgatgagcgtgtaccgttcagcagtttcggtttgctgtgaaacagtgtctgtgagaaaggatgcagtggcaTAAGCGTAAACGAAGAAGaaacgcagatgaaatatggGCAGtttatgtactcacggatttgacgtccatccaacgagccttgactgacaaaagaatcagcaagtcAGTAGAATTgttaactccctaggtcgcaacttgtgtagccttctgtcctgttccgttgtctgttatttcgtggagatgcacttttagtgttagtaaggtttatccttctgtgcagctccattgtctgttatttcgtggagatgcacttttagtgtttgtaaggtttataaggcattttgataggctcaTCTGCAGgcaggaatcctcttcgctgttttgctaaactagaaccggagaACATGATAGTgcagaataggagcagacgcatatgtcccagcaggctttgcatatgagaaagttacaacagtgtgagagaaattaggatgaaattacgaaattccgcagtggaaacaatatgtttttagcagagtgggcatgtaggtgaaggttgacatgatcacggagtatagtgcgaagtaaatggagtgaccatgagcgagcttatattccttatcgaatggtatatataacagtcgctgtGTAGCATTATTAGTGAAAGTGGAGGTTTAAGTGACATGTGGAATCATTgcattattgtgtttttttcatgttcagtgctagtagtaactatgagtgaatcatgattttaaatgtaaatgtttgaatggggagttgcagaacgtacacgtaattgtttgtatgtggctagatagagaacagggcaaggtaacatgaatgtaggaacgtggcgtttgctcataaggttttgtacggtagccaagtgaagaaatgtagttagtagaaatggcacagcggtgaactggtgtaactttgtaataaaaggaatacatttgccgtcatgaaatgcatatgggtggccatgagtgagttttggtaaagaaaatgtaatataagcgtaagagaacgttaatgtaaaagaggaaagtatctgcctgaggacgaggcgggattcaatcgttcaactggaggtttaccagtctgccACTTTGTTAGGGGCAGTACCATGACATATGCAGTGCGTGAAATAtaattagcaaacctgtccgtggctttaaagaacacaggcgagtaagcGCAGAAGAggtcccgttgaatccatatggtttttcaatattgtagccggtgaacaattgaacgtgcagacggtacgtcataatactgtggtgcaaaagcaataatggagaagtagtagacaattattagtgaaggtaaaagcaggttaaaggagtaacatggtggttgaacgtgacacttctcggttgtctttaggcaagaagaaaacaaatgtgcataattttttaaaaattattcagtcatttcaatgtactttaaaatgtgtttttttaagcctAAATTCCCCACtgtaaaagttcacccgaaccgtctgggcgtggtaatgagaactgtcagttatgTTCACTGTCAGTCAGCtatatgattgacagaccgtggcccattaccatagctacccccacgATACGTGctgtttttgggagacttttcacaagctagctagcttagtagtatatgaagtatagcgatagatagctaaggtaaagacgttgacttatatccaattataatttttgctatctagctagccaagttaagatgaAAGCACAACTATGACGTCCTCATAAACGCAAACTAGCTAGATAAcgtgagctagctagctaaattgatataaccagaaataatctaatagtccttaaaagtcactgtaatgtaagtgaacctaacgttagtcaaatgtgtgcattgtcttgcctgtaaggcagccgcgcaaactatgggtctggagttatccatgggtttacggggcgtagAAAAGGGGAGAGGTGTGGGagtactgtgttcgtgacggaccaagttgacaactttgtCAACCGTTTGAAAACAGGACGGTAAAtgtaaaacgcatatttctccaaaaatgcaggacggacatatttaatactgtactcattgtgtttcttcaatgcctcctGTGcaagtaaaacataaaaatgagaaagtgtgaaaatcaccatggtactcctttaaagaaaggTGCTCTTAGCTGGGTTTGGACCTTTGACCTTGtgttctcaagactgtaaccgtccccactaggccacaggcggactagctgtttaacctgcaaatgtttcagaatagAAAGGTAtcggtattttgcgtgtgtatgcgcgtttttgattgggtcgtgtaggtgaagatttggctggtgtcagtggaatgtccaatggggagacatgttgttagtgggaaaggcggcaggaaaaataagaatgagaagaagaaagagaagaagaagaaggagaaaacgcaaaatccccttagtttggggctttattgtgtggacatgtgaagttgtttatgagttctgtttgttgaaatggggtcagaatgtacagaattgaatgtttttaagggctgcgtgtctgtggctgttgtggttatttctgtggggaaccctgaaaagtgccaaactctcagtgctgtataggtatggggcatgcccccgccaaggcgtaacttggcgggatggcatacctgccatcccaatcccaaaaagatcaaagcaaaacaccagGTCATCAGATAAAGGCACAATCATGACACAGCAGTATAGATAaatgatcctgcttgcactacctctgtaagcatatcacacctgggttaacctttgtatatGGGCTGGGCGCTGACCCATAAATATCAAGATCTTTACTCCGCACCCTACCATTAAAGACACCATGACATCACTTTTCcaacaatataaaacatgattacattgtaCTATGGAGAATGTAaagttcacataatgctgatccagttggatgttttgcaactgagcaccgTCTCTTCATCACAATTGCTGACTatctgtcagcacagtaaacagtctgttttactatgagggtctgataagaggcagacttACGTGAACTGccttataaaaatgaattaaatcagATCTCAAGAGGATAAAAGTGGAAAACAGCTCAATTCAGTCTGCCTTTTCTGTACAGGACTGagtgtttactgtttttttgtcCTCATGGACACCAGCGTAGTAACAAAAATTCAGTAACTtaattacacataatgcatttAGTAACTTAATTacacataattttattttaacaaacagTGAACTGCAAGAGTACCAATTTAAAATCTGCAACGTGTGCAGTACAACGCTTACAGAATTATATATTActgttaaatgaatgtatatttcagcaaaaaaaaaaaaaaaaaatcgaaagaACCAAAATTTGCAAACTGATTCTAAAAATGGTCTCTTATGAAAACAGCAGTCTTTTCATTATTCCAGGTACATTCAGTTCATTCAGCAAATGTTTTTTATCCAGATCCACTTACAGTATAAGAGAACATTCAGTGCATTCATCTCATATAAATCCAGacccagacaaaaaaaagaatcctaCGCTAGTCTGcgacatcactaaagcactaatTAAGTTAGCAGTGCTAACAAAGAGGCAAAATACACATCtggcatacatacacattatatacactacatgaccaaaagtatctggacaccacttgtctggggctgtttttcatgttttgggctaggccccatagttccagtgaaggaaaaatcTTAACGCTACCAGCATACAGTCACATTTtagttttgggaaggccctttctaGTCTCAGCCTGACAATgcgaggtccatacagaaattaTTCTGTTGTGCACaatgtggaaaaacttgactggcttacacaaagccctgacctcaaccccatccaacacatttgggatcCATTGGAAAGCCAACTACCAGCCAGGcttaatcgcccaatcagtgcccaacctcactaatgctcttctggctgcaTGGaggcaaatccctgcagcagtgctccaacgtccagtataaagccttctcagaagagtggaggttgttacagcagcaaagggtggaccgacaccatattaatgcccataattttgaatgagatgttgtaTGTCAGGTGTCGCAtaattttggccatgtagtgtacgtATGTAACAAGCTGTAACATCAAAAacttaaaaccataaaaacaccacggtatgcattacattaaagtcacttagcagatgcgGTTACATGAAACTACTAACAGTACtagagaacatcagtgttagtctcaAGAATACAAAAGTGTTACAACATCAAAACACAGAAGTGTtagccaaacaaaaaacaatttgtatAGTCATAAAAGCAAATACCACAAGTCGGATAACCCATCTTTGTAAAGCCATTCATATAATCATATAACATTATCATTAAGGAAATCCAGAGACAGCGATCCGGTGATAAGCAGCCATGCAGAGATGGGGACAGCTAGTCACCTCGTATTCAGTGCCGtgacagaaaacatttcagtgcggtcatgaaaatgaataaacatatcAAGTGGCAACATCAAAATATCAAAAGGTGCCACAACCTCTCCGCAATAGCGATGGGAAGTCTTTCAGGAGGAGTGACTCAGAAGATTCCAAACCTTTCTTTCGTGGTCTTGTGATTCAGGCTGGTTAAGGCTAGTTTCATTCGGTTGGGAAGAAAACCGCCATGAACCTGCAATAATAAACCTGACGGTTTAGAGAAACTTTATGTCGAATGCTAGTGGGCCGTGCATAGAGAAGCCAATGAAGAAGGACACCCTCCTGTGTTCCCCTCCACACAACTGGCTTTTGTACACTGGATTGACCTCAATTTTTACATCTGGGTTCGGTGTGTCTGCTAAAATCGTCTTTCTCTGCACCATGCCGTATGCTCTGAAGAGAAGGTCCTGGATTTTCCCATGCTTCCATGTTTCACTTTCTCCCAGGCAGCCAGACTGTGCGCCAGCAAACTTCTCTACATCTGCACGGCTGACCAGACGACCGTAGCTATGCCTCTTTCCCAAGTAGAAATGGACCACAGGTTTCTTGGCATGCCAAACAGATCCCATCTCATGCCAGAATGAGGTCCTCAGCTGAGAGACATAACTTCTTATTGCTGGCAAAAACTTTCAGCTACTGCAAGAGGATTTGACCCTGGCCACAAAAGAGCGACTGCAATGAAGTGCAAAGCCCTGCTGTCCTCGTGTGGGATGCAATCCCTAagaacctcacacagtaaattCAGGAGTTCTCTGTACGGCAATATGCATTTAGATGCTGGTTTGATGGCTGCAAGCACAATATTAGCATAGATGTAATTCACTTTGATTTTCACAATCCTGGCCATCTGAGATGTTTTCTGATTGAATTCATACGTCCTCACAATATCCTCCATTGTTTCACCGGAGGTCTTGTTTGAGAGGCTGTCAAGGAGCCCAAAATGAGTGTCAGCTTTGTGCAACTCCAGAAATTTCCAACCCTCATGAATCTTTGCCATGGTGTTCAGGTTCTTGAACATCCAAAATTCAGTGGCATCTGAATTGCAGAAAAGTACAACGTAGCGACGGAAACATTCAGAAAGCTCTTTTGCGGttctttccttttgtttgtCTCTCTGGGAGTATCGTGGCCCCAGGTCAACAAAGAAGGCATCCAGGAAATTGAAGAGATTTTTCATTGTGCTCTTAAGGTTACAAATAAGTTCACCAAACTCTTCAAGCACCTGATAATACTCTGCATGTTTTTGCTTCTTGTCATTCCTGCCAACAtcctggatttttatttttccagacaGGACCCGTTCCATGATACTGTGTTGTGCAGcattagatgaagaaaaaacaggGACCTTTTCCAAAATGTCCAAGATGGTCACAGCAATGTTGATTTCTCCAAGGCAACCTGCTATATTGTAAGGGGTGTTATCTCTCCGCACTTTGGCTCTGAGTGCAATCTCCCTCTTGGCGATATTTTGGGTTTCTCTGAAGGCATCTCGTGCAGATCTTGCCATTTTAAGACAATCCCTGAGTTTTTCTGGTGTCATAGGATCTTTGTCTTTGCTACGCACAATAGCATGCTTCAGCTCATGCTTAATGACTTGTGCACATGTGTCAGACATGTAGGAGCTTTTTGGGGAAATCTCTTTGGCTTTCCTAGCCCACTCTTTTGCTAGCATGAAATCCTTCTTTTTCAGGTAGTGGTACCTGGCAAGAAGCTGAGAGACTATCGCATCTTTCTCAAAGCGCTTTGCTGCATTGTGCAGGACCATTTCCTCAGCCCCTGGTGTGTCCTTGGCAATGGCGTGGATTACAGGAGAGAACCGACTTTCCTCCTCCAAGTGACACCGCTTCACCAACATGTTGCGCATATCCCACATGAGTTTATCTCTCCCCTGTGTGCACTCATAAAACGTACTGTCAGTCAACAGCATATTCAAAATCATAGCTCTTGAAACACTGTAAGTGGTCACAACTTCCTGTAAACAACACTAGCGCAGCAAAAATCTGACCAGGTTTGCTTTCAAAGTTGAAGTTCTTGAGTGTATTTCGAGCAATGCCCTCAATGTATTCTCTTGAGAAGTTTTTCTTCATGATCATGAAACCATAGAATGTGTCTGCATTCTTGTGCGTCTTCTCAATTTCCTTCAGCTTCTTCTGGAACTGTTCCTGCTCTGACTTTGAAAGGGTATTCCCAATGAAAACAGTGTCCTTCGTTGCTTCAGTCTGTTCCATGGATTCTGTTCTCATGCAATTGAGCAGTATGACTTGTGGGCCACTTGAACCAAGGTCCTTCTTAACAAACTCTGCATCAATGCACTGCTGCAGATCATTTACTGCATCCAATTCTTCAAAGTCATCTATCATCAGCAGCACAGGTAACTTTCTGGGGCATTCTGCTGCCTCATAAAGTAGTAGCTGAACCACCTGCCTGGCAACTTCAGTGAAGTCTTCTGCCGTGTCCCTCAGAACAGCACAGCGAAATGTGTTCTTTAGTGACCACAAGATATGCTTTGCAAGTGTGGTGCCCCCACAACCTGGGACATGCAGTAAGTTGAAGGACACACAGGCTTGCCTCAGAGAACATAGTTCTGGAATAATGGTGTCCTTAATGAAGTCATACTTGTCTCTCTTGATAAACGGCATGGATTCCGGCTGCTCAGCAAAATAGAAGTTCCACCAGGACACCTTCTCTCCTCTATAGAAGCTTTCCTCCAGCGACTTCTTCTCTTCAGTGCCTCCTTCACACTGGTTGACACAGAGAATGCTGAGGGTGTCTAAGCTTTCCTCCACCTTTTTTCTCAGGTGGACCTTGCCGGTTCCCCCACTTGGCAGGAAGCGGCTCGACCTGCGATTGTCTGACCACAAACTCAGCACAGTTCCATTAACCTCAGCGAGGCTGAGCTCATAGATAGACCTTGCTGAGATGTCTTGACTATGGAGTGCCTCAATTAGGTCATTCCAGCAAGTGAAAGCTCCCTCGTTCTCACAGATGCACAGGATCTGTTCAGTGCCTTGAAGCTCTTGCCGAAACATACTGAAGATCTCAAGCAGAGGGTCCATTCTGTCGTTCACACTGGATAACAACAAGAAGACAACCAGGAACCTTTTCTGAGGAAGTACATCTTTGCGACACAGGAAAGAAACAACACCTCGTACAGAAGCTCCTTTTTCAGTTGACCAGTGATCTGCGTCTGAAGGTTTCTCTTTTTTGGTATGCCCAT
Protein-coding sequences here:
- the LOC118219640 gene encoding sterile alpha motif domain-containing protein 9-like produces the protein CCLQEVVTTYSVSRAMILNMLLTDSTFYECTQGRDKLMWDMRNMLVKRCHLEEESRFSPVIHAIAKDTPGAEEMVLHNAAKRFEKDAIVSQLLARYHYLKKKDFMLAKEWARKAKEISPKSSYMSDTCAQVIKHELKHAIVRSKDKDPMTPEKLRDCLKMARSARDAFRETQNIAKREIALRAKVRRDNTPYNIAGCLGEINIAVTILDILEKVPVFSSSNAAQHSIMERVLSGKIKIQDVGRNDKKQKHAEYYQVLEEFGELICNLKSTMKNLFNFLDAFFVDLGPRYSQRDKQKERTAKELSECFRRYVVLFCNSDATEFWMFKNLNTMAKIHEGWKFLELHKADTHFGLLDSLSNKTSGETMEDIVRTYEFNQKTSQMARIVKIKVNYIYANIVLAAIKPASKCILPYRELLNLLCEVLRDCIPHEDSRALHFIAVALLWPGSNPLAVAESFCQQ